A genomic region of Desulfosarcina ovata subsp. ovata contains the following coding sequences:
- a CDS encoding FemAB family XrtA/PEP-CTERM system-associated protein, giving the protein MNDYSINIRLAEESDRQRWDEFVLSHPNASPYHLLAWKKAIETGYKHKCHYLIAEKHNKIVGILPLVQLRLFPFINEMVALPFCDVGSCISVDAQIEDSLCKEAIQLNIIKKTKNIQLRGDLAPTETIQSQFKAIDTDKVRMFLNLPSSPEELLASFKSKLRSQVRKAEKNGVVFEWGGLEDIDGAYHVFSKNMHELGSPVHSKLFLKAVLENYGNRAKLGLATFEGRIIGMGIILLGGKCVSIPWASTLREYNRLGPNMLLYWNFLKYSADNRFAYFDFGRSTEGEGTYKFKKQWGAKPIPLVWYELNDNDRKRKDKINTGEGIDKRELAAELWRKMPLKLANIIGPHIRKYISL; this is encoded by the coding sequence ATGAACGATTATTCAATAAATATCAGACTTGCCGAAGAGTCTGACCGTCAACGTTGGGACGAGTTTGTACTGAGTCACCCGAATGCATCACCCTACCACCTTTTAGCATGGAAAAAGGCAATCGAGACCGGATACAAGCATAAATGCCATTATTTGATTGCCGAAAAGCATAATAAGATTGTCGGTATCTTGCCGTTGGTGCAACTTCGATTATTTCCATTCATCAACGAAATGGTTGCCTTGCCGTTCTGTGACGTAGGCAGTTGTATTTCGGTAGATGCCCAAATCGAGGATTCGCTATGCAAGGAGGCGATACAATTAAATATTATAAAGAAAACAAAAAACATCCAGCTTCGGGGCGATTTGGCACCAACCGAAACTATTCAATCGCAGTTCAAGGCAATAGATACCGATAAAGTTCGAATGTTCCTCAATCTACCTTCTTCGCCAGAAGAATTGTTGGCAAGCTTCAAATCCAAACTTCGCAGCCAGGTACGCAAGGCGGAAAAAAATGGAGTCGTCTTCGAATGGGGCGGTTTGGAAGATATTGACGGCGCTTACCATGTATTTTCGAAAAACATGCATGAGCTTGGATCACCGGTTCATTCAAAATTATTCCTGAAGGCAGTTCTGGAAAACTATGGTAATAGAGCCAAACTGGGTCTGGCTACCTTTGAGGGGCGCATCATCGGGATGGGTATTATTCTTTTAGGCGGAAAGTGCGTTTCCATTCCATGGGCATCAACGTTGAGGGAATATAATCGTTTAGGCCCCAACATGCTTCTGTATTGGAATTTTTTGAAATATAGCGCTGACAACAGATTTGCTTATTTCGATTTCGGGCGTTCTACGGAAGGTGAGGGGACGTATAAATTCAAAAAGCAATGGGGAGCAAAACCGATTCCCTTGGTCTGGTATGAACTGAATGATAATGACAGGAAGCGAAAAGACAAAATCAATACTGGCGAAGGTATAGACAAACGAGAACTGGCCGCCGAGTTGTGGCGTAAAATGCCTTTAAAGTTGGCTAATATTATTGGCCCTCATATTCGAAAATACATAAGCTTGTAG
- a CDS encoding nucleotidyltransferase family protein has protein sequence MASFEKLKQRWSNEKSEQEARAAEFKRQLQEKGTPVFKKYNLQTVYIFGSVAAGRIRQDSDVDLYVSSLPADKYWNFRHELEEAVQLPIDLYTDSDDCTFIRKIVERGEKVYGV, from the coding sequence ATGGCCTCATTCGAAAAATTGAAACAACGGTGGTCGAACGAAAAATCGGAACAAGAAGCCCGAGCCGCTGAATTCAAGAGACAACTGCAGGAAAAAGGCACTCCGGTTTTCAAGAAATACAACCTCCAAACGGTTTATATATTCGGCTCAGTGGCTGCGGGCAGAATCCGACAGGACTCCGATGTTGATCTTTATGTATCGTCTCTGCCTGCAGATAAATACTGGAATTTTCGACATGAGCTGGAAGAGGCGGTGCAATTGCCCATCGATCTGTACACTGACAGCGACGACTGCACGTTTATCAGAAAAATTGTAGAACGCGGAGAGAAAGTGTATGGCGTATAA
- the hepT gene encoding type VII toxin-antitoxin system HepT family RNase toxin — translation MVDETLILRKLSELEEYTSQIQGFRSISVEDYKSDWKSQRIIERTLQMMIETCVDIAGHIISDQKYRIPESYADAFIALKENGILGTNICRTMEQIAKFRNVIVHHYDRVDAEIVVGILRKRLEDFDRYKDTIVDWLKNRKV, via the coding sequence ATGGTTGATGAAACCCTCATTCTCCGAAAATTGAGTGAACTGGAAGAGTATACATCCCAAATCCAAGGTTTCCGGTCGATATCGGTAGAAGACTACAAAAGCGATTGGAAAAGCCAGCGAATAATCGAAAGAACCTTACAAATGATGATCGAAACCTGTGTGGATATTGCAGGACATATCATCTCTGACCAAAAATATAGAATCCCGGAAAGCTATGCGGACGCATTTATCGCTCTTAAGGAAAATGGAATCCTTGGTACCAATATTTGCCGGACCATGGAACAAATTGCCAAGTTCCGAAATGTCATTGTCCATCATTATGATCGGGTAGATGCAGAAATCGTTGTTGGTATACTTCGTAAACGGCTTGAAGACTTCGACAGGTACAAAGATACGATCGTCGATTGGTTGAAAAATAGAAAGGTATAG
- a CDS encoding four helix bundle protein, which translates to MSKGFKELVVWQKSRDLAINIYEITKHGNFRKDYGLADQIRRSSVSVPSNIAEGDERDTDKDAVRFLYIAKGSLAELRTQLEIATQIGYVDDDDFKSLDQQAITIGKMLGGLIKARSKK; encoded by the coding sequence ATGTCTAAGGGGTTTAAAGAACTGGTTGTCTGGCAGAAATCGCGCGATCTGGCAATCAACATTTATGAGATTACCAAACATGGAAATTTTCGAAAGGATTATGGACTGGCTGACCAAATCAGGCGCTCATCGGTGAGTGTTCCGAGTAATATCGCAGAGGGAGATGAACGGGATACTGACAAAGATGCTGTAAGATTCCTGTACATAGCAAAGGGTTCACTCGCAGAACTGAGAACACAATTGGAAATCGCAACTCAGATTGGTTATGTGGATGATGACGATTTTAAAAGTCTTGATCAACAGGCAATTACCATAGGAAAAATGCTTGGCGGTCTAATCAAGGCACGTTCAAAAAAATAG
- a CDS encoding type II toxin-antitoxin system HicB family antitoxin, giving the protein MKQRRDIKHFRDLDVYRLAFDLLQLIKGIFMRRKHFPVIVEQDDDGIFIVTCPVFKGCHSYGHTIDEAMENIKEAIGACLDEDITEFDGYTQFVGVRDVEIAV; this is encoded by the coding sequence ATGAAACAAAGGCGGGATATCAAGCACTTTAGAGATCTTGATGTATATAGACTTGCTTTTGATTTACTGCAATTAATAAAAGGGATATTTATGCGAAGAAAACATTTCCCTGTAATTGTTGAACAAGATGATGATGGTATATTTATCGTGACGTGCCCGGTTTTTAAAGGATGCCATAGCTATGGGCACACTATTGATGAGGCGATGGAAAATATTAAAGAAGCGATTGGTGCATGTTTAGATGAGGATATAACAGAATTTGATGGCTATACTCAATTTGTCGGTGTTCGGGATGTAGAGATTGCTGTATGA
- a CDS encoding IS1595 family transposase, whose product MEEDYPRTLSELESRFSTNAACLEYLQKIRWPNGFICPQCKAQKIWKTGRDLFHCTNCGAQSSVTSGTILHGARKPLPMWFRAMWHITNQKYGANALGLKRLLGLGSYHTAWQWLHKLRRAMVRPNRDKLCDLVEVDETYVGGAKPGKRGRGAAGKALVGIAVEMNSDEDDHALGRIRLQHLENASAESLIPFIQNVVQPDSTIRTDDWAAYANLNDYGFKHVSLGSKELKSVHLVAALLKRWLLGTYQGAVRPSHLTYYLDEFTFRFNRRKSASRGKLFYRLVQQAMMVDPVPAPSLKGPALPFLTGQDNSNLDPLDADLDHNI is encoded by the coding sequence ATGGAGGAAGATTACCCCCGCACCTTGTCGGAGCTTGAGAGCCGGTTCAGTACCAATGCTGCCTGTTTGGAGTATCTGCAAAAGATCAGATGGCCGAATGGTTTCATCTGCCCCCAATGCAAAGCACAAAAAATATGGAAGACAGGCAGAGATTTGTTCCATTGCACCAATTGTGGAGCACAAAGCTCGGTCACTTCTGGAACTATATTGCACGGCGCTCGCAAGCCCCTTCCGATGTGGTTCCGTGCCATGTGGCATATTACAAATCAAAAGTACGGTGCAAATGCACTGGGGTTGAAACGGCTGCTTGGCTTGGGGAGCTATCATACGGCCTGGCAGTGGCTCCATAAACTGCGCCGAGCAATGGTCAGACCGAATCGGGACAAGCTGTGTGATTTGGTCGAGGTCGATGAAACATATGTCGGCGGAGCAAAGCCCGGAAAACGAGGACGGGGAGCCGCAGGAAAAGCCTTGGTTGGTATCGCTGTGGAAATGAACAGCGATGAGGATGATCATGCACTGGGAAGAATTCGGTTGCAGCACCTTGAAAACGCATCTGCCGAAAGCCTGATACCGTTCATTCAAAATGTCGTCCAGCCGGATAGTACGATCCGTACGGATGATTGGGCTGCTTATGCTAATTTGAATGATTACGGTTTTAAGCATGTTTCTCTTGGCTCGAAAGAACTCAAGTCTGTCCATTTAGTCGCTGCTCTGTTAAAACGCTGGCTTCTTGGTACATATCAGGGAGCAGTACGGCCCTCTCATTTGACCTATTACCTCGATGAATTCACTTTTCGTTTTAACCGGCGGAAAAGTGCTTCTCGTGGCAAGCTCTTTTACCGACTGGTACAGCAGGCAATGATGGTAGATCCGGTTCCCGCTCCGTCACTGAAAGGACCAGCCCTACCTTTTCTTACTGGGCAGGATAATTCGAACCTGGATCCCTTAGATGCCGATCTCGACCACAATATATAG
- a CDS encoding DUF433 domain-containing protein, producing MGRKLDRITVDSAVMNGQPCIRELRLTVRRVVEAVALYPDRAELFTEYPELDDEDIRQALEFAARNLDSQTIPLAAA from the coding sequence ATGGGAAGAAAATTAGACCGAATTACTGTCGATTCAGCGGTGATGAATGGTCAACCCTGTATTCGAGAGCTCAGATTGACAGTCCGAAGGGTTGTCGAAGCTGTTGCTTTATACCCTGACAGAGCGGAACTCTTTACCGAATATCCTGAGCTTGACGATGAAGACATCCGTCAGGCGCTTGAATTTGCCGCAAGAAATCTTGATAGTCAAACAATTCCACTGGCGGCAGCTTAA
- a CDS encoding GxxExxY protein, whose product MDINRLSSKIIKAAIDVHSALGPGLLESVYQKCMAIEFDAIGMDFKTEVPLPVLYRDRVITDDGFRIDMLVEDTIIVELKSVELVKSVHKKQLLTYLRLAKKPIGLLINFNETLLKEGITRIINEK is encoded by the coding sequence ATGGACATCAATCGACTATCATCCAAAATCATCAAAGCAGCAATCGATGTTCACTCTGCATTGGGGCCAGGCCTGCTGGAGTCGGTATACCAGAAATGCATGGCGATCGAATTTGATGCGATTGGGATGGATTTCAAGACCGAAGTGCCGTTGCCCGTTCTTTATCGCGATAGGGTCATCACAGATGATGGGTTCAGGATAGACATGCTTGTTGAAGACACGATCATCGTGGAGCTTAAATCCGTCGAATTGGTGAAATCGGTACATAAAAAACAACTGCTTACATATTTGCGATTGGCGAAGAAACCCATTGGGTTACTGATCAATTTCAATGAAACCCTGCTAAAAGAGGGCATCACGAGAATCATTAATGAAAAGTAG
- a CDS encoding MBL fold metallo-hydrolase RNA specificity domain-containing protein, whose amino-acid sequence MNSPLGLEITKIYSNLSEYWDKEAKEIHRKGDHPIDFNGLYAVENHHNHLKLCDASGPAIILAGSGMCTGGRIVDHLAKGIEDSTNDILFVGYQAAGTPGRAIQDYADKPGGYVYLDDDRKTINAKVHTLTGYSAHADQKGLVDWIASIPEKPGAIKLVHVEGSARSTLKDVLEKRGHTVQ is encoded by the coding sequence ATAAATTCACCGCTTGGTCTTGAAATAACGAAAATTTATTCAAACCTTTCCGAATACTGGGACAAAGAAGCCAAGGAAATTCACCGCAAAGGCGATCATCCCATCGACTTCAATGGCCTATACGCCGTGGAAAACCATCACAACCATTTAAAACTCTGCGATGCCAGCGGACCGGCGATCATCCTTGCCGGCAGCGGCATGTGCACCGGCGGCAGGATCGTCGATCATCTGGCAAAAGGGATAGAGGATTCAACAAACGACATCCTTTTCGTCGGCTACCAAGCCGCCGGCACACCCGGCCGGGCCATTCAGGATTATGCCGACAAGCCAGGCGGTTACGTCTACCTCGACGACGACCGCAAAACCATCAACGCCAAGGTTCATACACTGACCGGCTACTCTGCCCACGCCGACCAGAAAGGCCTTGTCGACTGGATTGCATCCATACCCGAAAAACCCGGTGCCATCAAATTGGTGCATGTGGAGGGCAGCGCGCGGTCGACGCTGAAGGACGTGTTGGAAAAACGAGGCCACACCGTTCAATAG
- the mntA gene encoding type VII toxin-antitoxin system MntA family adenylyltransferase antitoxin, with translation MAKKTMIRHSKLPKDISDRIKSASQYLEKRKDVIFAYLFGGLAKSDAKPLSDVDIAVYLDEGVDCIDAKLDILEDLTDILNTDEIDLIILNQSSLPLSMNVIKNNCLLVDKQPFVRHAHSSLIMRKYFDYHRLESTILKRRFYHG, from the coding sequence GTGGCAAAAAAAACAATGATCAGACATTCAAAATTACCAAAAGATATTTCGGATCGTATCAAGTCCGCCAGCCAGTATCTGGAAAAAAGAAAGGACGTAATTTTTGCATACTTGTTCGGCGGATTGGCGAAAAGCGATGCAAAGCCACTGAGCGATGTCGATATTGCTGTTTACCTTGATGAAGGCGTTGATTGCATCGATGCAAAACTGGATATCCTGGAGGATTTGACCGACATCTTGAATACCGATGAGATCGATTTGATCATATTGAACCAGTCATCGCTTCCGCTCAGTATGAATGTGATTAAGAACAATTGCTTGCTGGTAGACAAACAACCATTTGTAAGGCATGCGCATTCTTCGTTGATCATGCGAAAATATTTTGATTACCATCGATTGGAATCGACAATCCTAAAAAGGCGGTTTTATCATGGTTGA
- the wecB gene encoding non-hydrolyzing UDP-N-acetylglucosamine 2-epimerase — protein MQIHLIAAARPNFMKIAPLYHTLKREDWAEPVIVHTGQHYDLNMSDAFFTDLKLPAPHIHLGVGSGSHAEQTGKVMIAYEKVIYEKQPDMVVVVGDVNSTLACTIAAVKVNYPTNPKNSTNLFIRPVVAHLEAGLRSFDRTMPEEINRIATDALADILWTPSPDGDANLVKEGVDKGKIERVGNIMIDSLEMMRDTIKAENTHLEFGLNKNEFGVVTFHRPANVDNVEILSSLCTSLISISKMIPLVFPVHPRTRKNLEEYGLMPSLTKCSSIILTEPLNYVRFMSLVFNCRLAITDSGGIQEETTYLGIPCLTMRPNTERPVTVTEGTNRLCTHDEIEAMAIKSLKMDRIQRTPPDLWDGQTAHRIVESIEKLKFETEIIPVRVHP, from the coding sequence ATGCAAATTCATCTTATTGCCGCTGCCAGACCCAATTTCATGAAAATCGCTCCGCTTTACCATACTTTAAAAAGAGAAGATTGGGCTGAACCTGTTATCGTGCATACGGGTCAGCATTATGACCTTAATATGTCCGATGCCTTTTTCACCGACTTGAAACTGCCTGCTCCTCACATCCACCTCGGCGTCGGTAGTGGCAGCCACGCCGAGCAGACAGGCAAGGTGATGATTGCCTATGAAAAAGTGATCTACGAAAAGCAGCCGGATATGGTTGTCGTCGTCGGCGACGTCAATTCCACGCTCGCCTGCACCATCGCTGCAGTTAAAGTCAACTATCCAACCAACCCAAAGAACTCAACAAACTTATTTATCCGCCCTGTGGTCGCGCACTTAGAGGCAGGCCTGCGCTCCTTTGACCGAACCATGCCCGAAGAGATCAATCGCATAGCCACCGACGCACTGGCGGATATTTTATGGACGCCATCTCCGGATGGCGATGCAAACCTGGTCAAAGAAGGTGTAGATAAGGGAAAGATTGAGCGCGTCGGAAATATCATGATCGACTCATTGGAAATGATGCGCGACACGATCAAGGCCGAGAATACTCATCTTGAGTTTGGACTGAATAAAAATGAATTCGGAGTTGTGACCTTCCATCGTCCTGCGAATGTAGACAACGTTGAAATTTTATCCTCGCTATGCACATCGCTTATTTCGATTTCCAAAATGATTCCTCTGGTCTTCCCCGTTCATCCACGCACAAGGAAAAATCTTGAGGAATACGGCCTGATGCCGAGTCTTACGAAATGTAGCAGCATAATTTTGACTGAACCGTTAAACTATGTCCGCTTCATGAGTCTGGTTTTCAATTGCCGTTTGGCCATAACGGATTCCGGCGGCATCCAGGAAGAGACGACCTATCTTGGCATTCCATGCCTGACCATGCGGCCCAACACCGAACGCCCGGTCACCGTCACCGAAGGCACCAACCGTTTGTGCACCCATGATGAAATTGAAGCAATGGCTATAAAATCTTTAAAAATGGACCGAATCCAAAGAACGCCACCAGACTTGTGGGACGGCCAGACCGCTCATCGGATTGTTGAGTCCATAGAAAAATTAAAATTCGAAACTGAAATTATTCCTGTCCGTGTTCATCCATAG
- a CDS encoding type II toxin-antitoxin system HicA family toxin — protein sequence MTSFPTISFKQLIKRVEKLGFQRVRQRGSHIRFVHPDGRKTTIPDHGNKDVPKGLLTKIIRYDLEIEPNNFLE from the coding sequence ATGACGTCATTCCCGACTATATCATTTAAACAGTTGATCAAGCGGGTTGAAAAATTAGGGTTTCAACGGGTAAGACAACGGGGTTCTCACATACGCTTTGTTCATCCCGATGGAAGGAAGACTACAATTCCGGATCACGGAAATAAAGATGTACCAAAAGGTTTATTAACCAAAATAATACGATATGATCTTGAAATAGAACCAAACAATTTTTTGGAATGA
- a CDS encoding AbrB/MazE/SpoVT family DNA-binding domain-containing protein codes for MPTVMKISPQGQIRIPKKVMNDLKIIPGDYVEVDVESGHVVLRPRKLIDPSQGWYWTEDWQKNETEAEREIEAGRCSPEFQTAEEGVKWLDE; via the coding sequence ATGCCTACGGTCATGAAAATCAGCCCCCAAGGGCAGATTCGGATTCCCAAAAAGGTGATGAACGACCTAAAAATTATTCCAGGCGATTACGTTGAGGTAGATGTCGAAAGTGGCCATGTCGTGTTAAGGCCACGCAAGCTCATCGATCCCTCCCAGGGATGGTACTGGACGGAGGATTGGCAAAAAAACGAGACAGAGGCCGAGAGAGAGATAGAGGCAGGCAGGTGTTCACCAGAGTTTCAAACCGCTGAAGAAGGCGTGAAGTGGCTGGACGAATAG
- a CDS encoding antitoxin: METAKIFKSGNSQAVRLPKAYQFDVSEVQIFRRGDEIVLKRKPQNLSRVFELLTEMSDDFMEEGRCQPSMQEREPI, translated from the coding sequence ATGGAAACCGCAAAGATTTTCAAAAGTGGCAACTCCCAAGCGGTCCGGTTGCCCAAAGCCTACCAATTCGATGTTTCAGAAGTCCAAATATTTAGACGGGGTGACGAGATCGTTCTAAAACGAAAACCGCAAAATCTGTCCAGAGTGTTCGAGCTTTTAACCGAAATGTCGGATGATTTCATGGAAGAGGGACGCTGCCAACCGTCGATGCAGGAAAGAGAACCGATATGA
- a CDS encoding GxxExxY protein gives MISDEITHKIIGCAYKVYNHLGFGFLESVYHKAMVIELTKQNLNVESEKPLEVYYDDQIVGKFFADLVVEDIVVVELKSIQKIAKEHEVQLVNYLNCIRKDIGLLINFGPTSVDVKRKYRKPFGQD, from the coding sequence ATGATTTCTGACGAGATAACACACAAAATTATTGGATGCGCTTACAAAGTTTATAATCACCTGGGATTTGGATTTCTGGAAAGCGTCTATCATAAGGCGATGGTAATTGAATTGACCAAGCAAAATCTGAATGTCGAATCTGAAAAACCACTCGAAGTTTACTATGATGATCAAATTGTGGGGAAGTTCTTTGCCGATCTTGTTGTTGAAGATATTGTTGTCGTTGAACTGAAATCGATACAAAAAATTGCAAAAGAGCATGAAGTTCAATTGGTCAACTATCTGAATTGCATAAGGAAGGATATCGGACTACTGATTAATTTTGGACCAACGTCGGTAGATGTTAAAAGAAAATATAGAAAGCCCTTTGGACAGGATTAA
- a CDS encoding GxxExxY protein: protein MPLSVFIRVHPCPINMKHQALTEEIIKVFYRVYNALGYGFLEKVYENAMMIEFKKEGLSALQQSPIDVIYSDQIVGQYFADLIVDGKVIVEIKAKKHLGTEDEAQLLNYLKATDKEVGLLINFGPKPELTRKVFSNSKK from the coding sequence ATGCCTTTATCCGTGTTCATCCGCGTTCATCCGTGTCCCATAAATATGAAACATCAAGCGCTCACCGAAGAGATCATCAAAGTTTTTTACCGGGTCTACAATGCGTTGGGATATGGATTTCTGGAAAAAGTATACGAGAATGCAATGATGATCGAATTTAAGAAGGAGGGCCTTTCTGCGTTACAGCAGTCACCCATCGATGTAATCTATTCTGACCAGATTGTTGGACAATATTTCGCAGACCTGATCGTTGATGGGAAAGTGATCGTTGAAATCAAGGCAAAGAAACACCTTGGGACAGAAGATGAAGCACAGTTGCTTAATTACCTGAAAGCCACGGACAAGGAAGTCGGCCTTCTGATTAACTTTGGGCCAAAACCGGAATTGACTCGGAAAGTGTTCAGTAACAGCAAAAAGTAA
- the vapC gene encoding type II toxin-antitoxin system tRNA(fMet)-specific endonuclease VapC, with protein MTVMLDTDICIYTIKKKPPSVLKRLEMCQTGAVVMSAVTFAELMNGAKKSRWVDDNVRRLNALSELIEVLAFDRDAAVVYGDVRSDLEKRGLVIGGNDLFIAAHALSLGYPLVTNNQREFSRVKGLMIDNWLE; from the coding sequence ATGACGGTGATGTTAGACACGGATATTTGCATTTATACGATAAAAAAGAAGCCTCCCAGTGTCTTAAAACGGCTCGAAATGTGCCAGACCGGCGCTGTGGTCATGTCAGCTGTAACGTTTGCGGAATTAATGAACGGCGCAAAAAAAAGTCGTTGGGTTGATGACAATGTTCGCCGGTTGAATGCCCTGAGCGAGCTTATCGAGGTTCTTGCCTTTGACAGAGATGCCGCCGTGGTTTACGGAGATGTCCGCTCAGATCTTGAAAAAAGAGGACTGGTCATCGGTGGCAACGATCTGTTTATCGCTGCGCATGCGTTAAGTCTGGGCTATCCCCTGGTGACCAATAACCAAAGGGAATTCAGTCGGGTCAAGGGTTTAATGATCGATAACTGGTTGGAATAG
- a CDS encoding PIN domain-containing protein — protein sequence MARQMIERLLDSVIIIDHLNGIDAATQFLLGINPEKTSISVITWAEILVGVEKEKLDLVKSFLNQYNIFSIDKAIADLAAQMRREYRWKLPDAFQAALSINHNTLLTTRNTKDFDPSKHAFVEIPYTI from the coding sequence ATGGCACGACAGATGATCGAACGGTTGCTCGATTCAGTGATAATCATCGACCACCTGAATGGTATTGATGCGGCCACACAATTTCTCTTGGGAATCAATCCAGAAAAGACATCGATTTCTGTTATTACGTGGGCGGAAATCCTGGTTGGTGTGGAAAAAGAAAAGCTGGATTTGGTGAAATCTTTTCTTAATCAATACAACATATTCAGCATCGATAAAGCGATTGCGGATCTCGCTGCGCAAATGCGCAGGGAGTATCGCTGGAAGTTGCCGGATGCATTTCAAGCGGCATTGTCAATAAACCATAATACTCTTTTAACAACCAGAAATACCAAAGATTTTGATCCTTCCAAGCATGCTTTTGTGGAAATCCCATATACGATTTGA
- a CDS encoding antitoxin, with protein MAYNIQLLKADIADELVKIEMVVKEFNDVKKKIELPPEKVPNYDRGAVGYLLHNFYNGCENIFRSIARFFENDLGQSTWHKDLLKRMKMEISGYRPRVIDDELYARLDDFRAFRHKFRHAYAFELDWEREQIVARKLLPTSKMLKKQINHFLDQITEIDF; from the coding sequence ATGGCGTATAACATCCAATTGTTGAAAGCCGACATCGCCGATGAACTGGTAAAAATAGAGATGGTCGTCAAGGAATTCAACGATGTCAAAAAAAAGATCGAACTCCCACCGGAGAAGGTCCCCAATTACGACCGCGGTGCCGTCGGATACTTGCTGCACAATTTTTACAATGGCTGTGAAAATATCTTTCGATCCATTGCACGTTTTTTTGAAAATGACCTTGGACAGTCGACTTGGCATAAAGACTTGCTGAAACGGATGAAAATGGAAATATCCGGCTACCGGCCGAGGGTCATTGACGACGAATTGTATGCACGCTTGGATGATTTCCGAGCTTTCCGCCATAAATTCCGACACGCATACGCATTTGAATTGGATTGGGAAAGGGAACAGATCGTAGCCAGAAAATTGCTGCCCACCAGTAAAATGCTGAAAAAGCAGATTAACCATTTTTTGGATCAAATAACTGAGATAGATTTTTGA
- a CDS encoding GxxExxY protein gives MKHQELTEEVIKVFYRVYNALGYGFLEKVYENAMMIEFRKEGVSAFQQSPINVIYSDQIVGQYFTDIIIDEKVIVEIKAKKSLTSEDEAQLLNYLKATDKEVGLLINFGPKPELSRKVFDNSKK, from the coding sequence ATGAAACATCAAGAGCTAACCGAAGAAGTCATCAAGGTCTTTTACCGGGTATACAACGCCTTAGGGTATGGCTTCCTGGAAAAGGTATACGAAAATGCGATGATGATCGAATTTAGAAAGGAAGGGGTGTCCGCCTTCCAGCAGTCACCCATAAATGTAATCTATTCTGACCAGATTGTAGGACAATATTTTACAGATATAATCATCGATGAGAAAGTGATTGTCGAAATCAAGGCAAAGAAATCCCTAACATCGGAAGATGAAGCGCAGTTACTCAATTACCTGAAAGCCACCGATAAAGAAGTTGGGCTTCTGATCAACTTTGGGCCAAAGCCGGAATTGAGCCGAAAAGTGTTCGATAACAGCAAGAAATAG
- a CDS encoding VanZ family protein: protein MVNYKFLILAIFGTLFITYASSIPDITIVSSNDSLDSLVSNLAHVPVFACLSFFWFKAFHGSMLWHRKTFFVLIGLFLFSLSDEFHQSMVPGRTASFSDIILDFIGIILGFFAFRIFDRINRIYKLV, encoded by the coding sequence ATGGTTAATTATAAATTTTTAATCCTGGCCATATTTGGCACCCTGTTCATCACTTACGCGTCATCTATCCCGGATATTACTATCGTCTCTTCAAATGATTCTTTAGACAGTTTGGTTTCAAACCTTGCACATGTACCTGTGTTTGCTTGTTTAAGCTTTTTTTGGTTTAAAGCTTTTCATGGAAGTATGCTGTGGCACAGGAAAACGTTTTTTGTTTTGATCGGTCTATTTCTCTTTTCGTTATCAGACGAGTTCCATCAATCGATGGTACCGGGTAGAACGGCCTCGTTTTCTGATATTATTTTGGATTTTATCGGGATCATCCTGGGGTTTTTTGCCTTTAGAATTTTTGACAGGATTAACAGGATTTACAAGCTGGTTTAA